A DNA window from Taeniopygia guttata chromosome 8, bTaeGut7.mat, whole genome shotgun sequence contains the following coding sequences:
- the RGS4 gene encoding regulator of G-protein signaling 4 isoform X3 yields the protein MCKGLAALPATCLKSAKDMKHRLGFLLQKSDSCDYSSSQGKKEKLSSSQRLSQEEVRKWADSLENLIHHDSELGFLHTGEDEPQHAGAYTVLL from the exons ATGTGCAAGGGACTCGCTGCACTGCCAGCCACTTGCTTAAAAAG tgccAAAGACATGAAGCACCGTTTGGGCTTCTTGCTGCAGAAGTCAGATTCCTGTGACTACAGCTCTTCCCAGGGCAAGAAGGAGAAGTTATCTTCAAGCCAGAG GCTTAGCCAAGAGGAAGTCAGAAAATGGGCAGACTCTTTGGAAAATTTGATCCATCATGACA GTGAACTTGGATTCTTGCACACGGGAGAAGACGAGCCACAACATGCTGGAGCCTACACTGTCCTGCTTTGA
- the RGS4 gene encoding regulator of G-protein signaling 4 isoform X1: MCKGLAALPATCLKSAKDMKHRLGFLLQKSDSCDYSSSQGKKEKLSSSQRLSQEEVRKWADSLENLIHHDRGLAAFRAFLKSEYSEENIEFWVSCEEYKKTKSPAKLSPRARKIYDEFISVQATKEVNLDSCTREKTSHNMLEPTLSCFDEAQRKIFTLMEKDSYRRFLKSPYYLDLVSPPGAGCGPENCKRNHTHSLDCNSNIISQCA; the protein is encoded by the exons ATGTGCAAGGGACTCGCTGCACTGCCAGCCACTTGCTTAAAAAG tgccAAAGACATGAAGCACCGTTTGGGCTTCTTGCTGCAGAAGTCAGATTCCTGTGACTACAGCTCTTCCCAGGGCAAGAAGGAGAAGTTATCTTCAAGCCAGAG GCTTAGCCAAGAGGAAGTCAGAAAATGGGCAGACTCTTTGGAAAATTTGATCCATCATGACA GAGGACTGGCTGCTTTCCGTGCTTTTCTCAAATCTGAGTACAGTGAGGAAAACATCGAGTTCTGGGTCAGTTGTGAGGAGTACAAGAAAACCAAGTCACCAGCCAAGctcagccccagggccaggaagATCTATGATGAGTTCATCTCAGTGCAGGCCACAAAAGAG GTGAACTTGGATTCTTGCACACGGGAGAAGACGAGCCACAACATGCTGGAGCCTACACTGTCCTGCTTTGATGAGgctcagagaaaaatattcaccCTCATGGAAAAGGATTCTTACCGTCGCTTCCTCAAGTCTCCTTACTACCTGGACTTGGTCAGCCCAcctggtgctggctgtgggCCTGAAAACTGCAAAAGAAACCACACTCACAGCTTAGACTGCAACTCCAACATCATCTCTCAGTGCGCCTAA
- the RGS4 gene encoding regulator of G-protein signaling 4 isoform X2 codes for MKHRLGFLLQKSDSCDYSSSQGKKEKLSSSQRLSQEEVRKWADSLENLIHHDRGLAAFRAFLKSEYSEENIEFWVSCEEYKKTKSPAKLSPRARKIYDEFISVQATKEVNLDSCTREKTSHNMLEPTLSCFDEAQRKIFTLMEKDSYRRFLKSPYYLDLVSPPGAGCGPENCKRNHTHSLDCNSNIISQCA; via the exons ATGAAGCACCGTTTGGGCTTCTTGCTGCAGAAGTCAGATTCCTGTGACTACAGCTCTTCCCAGGGCAAGAAGGAGAAGTTATCTTCAAGCCAGAG GCTTAGCCAAGAGGAAGTCAGAAAATGGGCAGACTCTTTGGAAAATTTGATCCATCATGACA GAGGACTGGCTGCTTTCCGTGCTTTTCTCAAATCTGAGTACAGTGAGGAAAACATCGAGTTCTGGGTCAGTTGTGAGGAGTACAAGAAAACCAAGTCACCAGCCAAGctcagccccagggccaggaagATCTATGATGAGTTCATCTCAGTGCAGGCCACAAAAGAG GTGAACTTGGATTCTTGCACACGGGAGAAGACGAGCCACAACATGCTGGAGCCTACACTGTCCTGCTTTGATGAGgctcagagaaaaatattcaccCTCATGGAAAAGGATTCTTACCGTCGCTTCCTCAAGTCTCCTTACTACCTGGACTTGGTCAGCCCAcctggtgctggctgtgggCCTGAAAACTGCAAAAGAAACCACACTCACAGCTTAGACTGCAACTCCAACATCATCTCTCAGTGCGCCTAA